The Bradyrhizobium sp. G127 genome segment AGTATGCGGTTTCCCACAAGGGTCCTGTTGCACGCGAAACCGTTGCGCAAATCTGGCGTGAAGTGTGCGGCCGGCACCTTCCAAACTGCGCGTGAGGTGAAGATGTCGGATGTTGTAGATTTTGCGGTGAGCGGTCCGGCAGCGGACACCCAGCTGTCCGAGCATTCGCTGTCACAATTGATCAGGGAAGATGTCGGCTGCGTCCGTCAGCGGGATCCCGCCGCTCGCAGCGAACTGGAAACCCTGCTGACCTATCCTGGTGTCCACGCCCTGATCTGGTATCGTATCGCCCATCGTTGCTGGAGGGCCGATTGGCGGTTTTCGGCGCGACTGTTGTCGTGGGTTGGTCGCTTTCTGAGCAATGTCGATATTCATCCGGCTGCAACAATCGGGCGCCGGTTTTTTATCGATCACGGGGCCTGCGTTGTCATCGGTGAGACCGCTGAAATCGGCGATGACGTCACGTTGTACCACGGCGTAACGCTGGGTGGGACATCGTGGTTCCCGGGCAAGCGCCATCCCACCCTCGAGGATCGTGTCGTGGTGGGGGCAGGTGCAAAAATTCTCGGACCGATCACCGTCGGGCAGGGTACCCGGGTCGGGGCGAATTCGGTGGTGATCGAGAGTACGCCGCCGGAAGTGACCGTGGTCGGCATTCCCGCCAAGGTGGTGCGGCCGCAACTGAGCCATCGCCGCGTTGTGGGGCACATCGATCTCGACCACCATCTGATGCCGGATCCGGTCGGCGAAGCGATCTCCGTTGTGCTGGATCGTGTTGAATTTCTCGAGGCGCGGCTCGCGCATTTGCAGAAGCGCTTGCGCGATGGTCGTGGTCCGGCCGGGGACGACAAGGATGCGGTCGGCTCCGGCCTCCGCGCCGCCGAACGAGCTTGATGAAGGGGATTAGAGATGAATGACTCTCCGGTATCTGGCAGCGCGCCTGTCGGCACGCTTGAACAACTGAACAAGGCGTCCTCCGCCGAGGACTTCTTCGCGATCCTTGGCGTTGACTACGATCCCAAACATGTCAACGTGGTACGGCTGCATATTCTGCGCCGCATGGGTCAGTATCTCGTCAGCGAGGATTTTGCCGGACTGTCCGACGCAGACGTCGCTCAGCGATGCAAAGTATTCCTTGAACAGGCCTATGCCGATTTCATCGCATCTTCCCCTCTGGATCAGCGCGTGTTCAAGGTTCTGAAGGATGCCGTTGCGCCGCCAAAGCCTCGCATCTTCGTTCCACTCTCCACATTGAAATAGGTACGCGTTGAGATAAGCGCGCAGCTTTCGCTGCACCGCTGCTGGTGCTGTGGCGTTTGACCTATATCAAACGACATGTGGCGACTGTCGTTGTCGTCAAACATTGCGCATCTGTCGCATTTCCGACGCACGTCGCACTTGTTCTGTCGGCGACCCGTCGAAGTGATTGCGCCACTCTTCCAAGTCGTTGTGTGAACTTCAATATTTCACCGCGAATGGGATTGGTACGACACTTGCTAATCTCTTCTCGGGGCCATCAGGCAGGCTCGGAGCAATCGAATGCACATCGTCGTCTGCATCAAGCAAGTTCCGGATTCGGCGCAGATCCGCGTTCATCCGGTTACCAATACGATCATGCGTCAGGGCGTGCCGACGATCATCAATCCGTACGATCTATTTGCCCTCGA includes the following:
- the cysE gene encoding serine O-acetyltransferase yields the protein MSDVVDFAVSGPAADTQLSEHSLSQLIREDVGCVRQRDPAARSELETLLTYPGVHALIWYRIAHRCWRADWRFSARLLSWVGRFLSNVDIHPAATIGRRFFIDHGACVVIGETAEIGDDVTLYHGVTLGGTSWFPGKRHPTLEDRVVVGAGAKILGPITVGQGTRVGANSVVIESTPPEVTVVGIPAKVVRPQLSHRRVVGHIDLDHHLMPDPVGEAISVVLDRVEFLEARLAHLQKRLRDGRGPAGDDKDAVGSGLRAAERA
- the nifW gene encoding nitrogenase stabilizing/protective protein NifW, with translation MNDSPVSGSAPVGTLEQLNKASSAEDFFAILGVDYDPKHVNVVRLHILRRMGQYLVSEDFAGLSDADVAQRCKVFLEQAYADFIASSPLDQRVFKVLKDAVAPPKPRIFVPLSTLK